One Streptomyces sp. RPA4-2 genomic window carries:
- a CDS encoding MarC family protein: MFDLAVFGSLFLTLFVIMDPPGITPIFLALTAGRPAKVQKRMAFQAVCVAGGVIAVFGLLGHQILNYLHVSVPALMIAGGLLLLLIALDLLTGKTDEPKQTKDVNVALVPLGMPLLAGPGAIVSVILAVQKADSVATQVSVWTAILAIHVVLWVVMRYSLLIIRVIKDGGVVLVTRLAGMMLSAIAVQQIINGVTQVVRGG, encoded by the coding sequence ATGTTCGACCTCGCCGTCTTCGGCTCCCTCTTCCTCACCCTCTTCGTGATCATGGATCCCCCCGGGATCACCCCGATCTTCCTCGCGCTCACCGCGGGACGCCCCGCCAAGGTGCAGAAGCGCATGGCGTTCCAGGCCGTCTGTGTGGCGGGCGGGGTGATCGCGGTCTTCGGCCTGCTCGGTCACCAGATCCTGAACTACCTGCACGTCTCCGTGCCCGCGCTGATGATCGCGGGAGGGCTGCTGCTCCTGCTGATCGCCCTCGACCTGCTGACCGGCAAGACCGACGAGCCGAAGCAGACCAAGGACGTCAACGTCGCCCTCGTACCGCTCGGCATGCCGCTGCTCGCGGGCCCCGGTGCGATCGTGTCGGTGATCCTCGCCGTGCAGAAGGCGGACAGCGTCGCCACGCAGGTGTCCGTGTGGACCGCGATCCTCGCCATCCACGTCGTGCTGTGGGTGGTCATGCGCTACTCGCTGCTGATCATCCGCGTCATCAAGGACGGGGGCGTGGTGCTGGTGACCCGGCTCGCGGGCATGATGCTCTCGGCGATCGCCGTCCAGCAGATCATCAACGGCGTCACACAGGTCGTCCGGGGCGGTTGA
- a CDS encoding NYN domain-containing protein, translating into MNDDLAALGARIDRTNELLQRMLAEVAKTPSTHAIFVDAGYLYAAGGRLVAGTEDRRSFDLDAEGLIEALIDKARTIFADSRLLRVYWYDGARRRIHTAEQQSIAELPDVKVRLGNLNANNQQKGVDSLIRSDLESLARHRAISDAALLGGDEDLVSAVEAAQGYGARVHLWGIEAPEGRNQAEPLLWEVDSQRTFDLDFFKPYVSRRTATTYDASAVSRPTREDVRFVGAQIAAKWLAARGREALVDLLPGHPYLPGSVDQDLLVEAEGLLQYSLRGQADLRRSLRDGFWEHLQAQY; encoded by the coding sequence ATGAACGACGACCTCGCGGCGCTCGGCGCCCGCATCGACCGCACGAACGAGCTGCTTCAGCGCATGCTCGCCGAGGTGGCGAAGACGCCCTCGACCCACGCGATCTTCGTCGACGCCGGGTACCTGTACGCGGCCGGGGGACGGCTCGTCGCCGGGACCGAGGACCGCCGCTCCTTCGACCTCGACGCCGAGGGCCTCATCGAGGCACTCATCGACAAGGCCCGCACCATCTTCGCGGACAGCAGGCTGCTGCGGGTGTACTGGTACGACGGCGCGCGTCGCCGCATCCACACCGCGGAGCAGCAGTCGATCGCCGAACTCCCGGACGTCAAGGTGCGGTTGGGCAACCTGAACGCCAACAACCAGCAGAAGGGCGTCGACTCCCTCATCCGGTCCGACCTGGAGTCCCTGGCCCGGCACCGCGCCATCAGCGATGCCGCCCTGCTCGGGGGCGACGAGGACCTGGTGTCGGCGGTCGAGGCCGCGCAGGGGTACGGGGCGCGGGTCCACCTCTGGGGCATCGAGGCGCCCGAGGGCCGCAACCAGGCCGAGCCGCTGCTCTGGGAGGTCGACAGCCAGCGCACCTTCGACCTCGACTTCTTCAAGCCCTACGTGTCCCGTCGGACCGCCACCACGTACGACGCGAGCGCGGTGAGCCGGCCCACGCGTGAGGACGTGCGGTTCGTGGGTGCGCAGATCGCCGCGAAGTGGCTGGCCGCGCGGGGGCGCGAGGCGCTGGTGGACCTGCTGCCGGGCCATCCGTATCTGCCCGGCTCGGTGGACCAGGACCTGCTGGTCGAGGCGGAGGGGCTGCTCCAGTACTCCCTGCGGGGGCAGGCGGATCTGCGCCGGTCCCTCCGGGACGGCTTCTGGGAGCATCTGCAGGCGCAGTACTGA
- a CDS encoding alpha/beta fold hydrolase, with protein MSRPPSFVPPAGARAYRLGTARGEFAVIDAGTAVRGTALLLPGFTGSKEDFIALHEPLAARGYRTVAVDGRGQFESEGPERDETAYAQEELARDVLAQAAALAVPVHLVGHSLGGQVSRAAVLLDPAPFASLTLMASGPAQISVSQQQRVKLLRDALAVMDMGQVWDAIQAMEPPEETETGELDAGLDDRDDLRRRWLATSPAQLIATGRQLCIEPDRVAELAAVRLPKHVLSGSQDDTWPVELLDDMAVRLDARRTVVQGAEHSPNTDQPLPTARALADFWDTAATA; from the coding sequence ATGAGCCGTCCCCCCTCCTTCGTCCCGCCGGCCGGAGCGCGCGCGTACCGGCTGGGCACCGCCCGCGGCGAGTTCGCGGTGATCGATGCCGGAACCGCCGTACGGGGAACCGCCTTGCTCCTGCCGGGTTTCACCGGGAGCAAGGAGGACTTCATCGCGCTGCACGAACCATTGGCGGCGCGCGGGTACCGGACCGTCGCCGTCGACGGACGTGGACAGTTCGAGAGCGAGGGGCCCGAGCGCGACGAAACGGCTTACGCGCAGGAGGAGTTGGCGCGTGACGTACTCGCACAGGCAGCGGCCCTGGCGGTGCCCGTGCACCTCGTCGGGCACTCCCTCGGCGGACAGGTCTCCCGGGCCGCCGTCCTTCTCGACCCGGCCCCCTTCGCCTCGCTCACCCTGATGGCGTCGGGCCCCGCCCAGATCTCCGTCTCCCAGCAGCAGCGCGTCAAGCTGCTCCGGGACGCGCTCGCCGTGATGGACATGGGCCAGGTGTGGGACGCGATCCAGGCGATGGAGCCGCCGGAGGAGACCGAGACCGGAGAACTCGACGCGGGGCTGGACGACCGCGACGACCTGCGGCGCCGCTGGCTCGCCACCAGTCCCGCCCAGCTGATCGCGACGGGCCGTCAGCTGTGCATCGAGCCCGACCGCGTCGCCGAGCTGGCCGCCGTGCGGCTGCCGAAGCACGTCCTGTCCGGCTCGCAGGACGACACCTGGCCGGTGGAGCTGCTGGACGACATGGCCGTACGTCTCGACGCCCGGCGCACGGTCGTGCAGGGCGCCGAGCACTCCCCCAACACGGACCAGCCCCTGCCGACCGCCCGCGCCCTCGCCGATTTCTGGGACACCGCCGCCACCGCGTGA